The Erigeron canadensis isolate Cc75 chromosome 1, C_canadensis_v1, whole genome shotgun sequence genome segment CATCTTCAGTGGTTATCTGTTCATGTTTCTTGGGAAGTTTTATACTTCATCCACTCATGCTTTGTCTATCTTAAGTCACTAATGCATTTACCTGTGGCATGCTTTTCGTGGTTCTTCAGTTTGTATCAGATGTTCCTATAGACTGCATGGACAGGCCTCCTTCTGGTCTTGCAATTCATGGCCTTGTGAGACCTGCATTTGTTGAAGAGAATCCCGTTGTCAACAGCCATATGTTTAACCATCAATCCCATGATGAAAAAGCAAAACAGAGTGCTAAAGGATCCTCAAAAGATGTTCAAAACTTGGAAGTATTGCATAAGGATCAGAGCTCTGGAAATGGGAATTCATACTATAAGCTAGAGATGATCAAAATGCAATTAATTTCAGCACATGGCAATCAGGTATATTGGATCTCGACTGTCGATTTAATATAGATCATAAGgttatttattattactttttcttttatgataTGCAGTAGAGGTGGTAAAATGGGTACGTTGATTTAGTGGGTTGGGTGAAGGGTCAAAAAGAATATTTGTAGGGGTTGAAATGGGCACAATTTTTAGTTGAACCTTGAGTCTTTATGTATATTGAAAGTTTCTATAAATAATTAGCAggttaaatatgattacaacAGCCATAATCTAACGATATTAACATAAATGCTCTGCATAAACCGTTAATGCTCCGCATAAACCGATTTTTGAGGTTGCAAGTGTAAAATAATAGGCTATTGGCTATGTTCCACCCATTTGACCCCTTCTTTTGGGATTTGGCCAAATTTGACCATCTAGCGATAAAACATAACCTAAATCGACCCTTTCATAATTAAATGGATTAAAAGTGCCCCCTTTATTTGCAACATATCCTTTGTTTTGTGTCTTGGAGGAAGTTTTAGAGGTTGTAGTTCATCTGTGAGTACCTTCACTTTTCATAGAATTTTTTTCCACAAAAACTTTGTATGATCTTTTAATTTCTCTACAGACGTCCGTTGAAGTGGATGATTTTAGCAGGTCTCAACCTGATTCTGTTGCACATTCAGCTGCCAAAATCATATCTCGGGTTAAATCTGGTGGAGATAAGATGACACAAGCTCTTAAATCATTATGTTGGAGATGCAAGGGGATTCAGGTGGAGGTAATGTTTACTCATTTTCTCTGGAATTGtctttaattattttacaaaTGTCTTGATTTCAAATGAAAACCGTGCTTTATACATGACCGAAATTTGTAGGATTTCTGAATTCAATATTCTTGTTGCTACTTTGAGTTGGCAAATAAGACTTGTTACAACTAATGACAGGAGGTGGCTCTAATTGGTGTGGACAGTCTTGGATTTGACTTGAGAACGTGTTCTGGTAGACAAGTTCAAACATTGCGGTTTGCATTTCAAAATCGGGTAAATTAATAACTTCTCATGACTACAAGTAACTGTATAAGTTCTTTATTGTAAATTGGCCAGGCGAACTGATATTGATTTTAAGATCACGACTCAAGTGAAACTTTCAAGACCTAGACTTCGAAGTATTCcaaaaaaacacatttcaaTAATATTCTTTAATAACTTCTCTTCAATTTAATATTCTTGTTTATACAATGCACTAACTTGTTTTATAATGTGTATTAGATTAGATAAGCTGAGTAGATTATCATATCAGTAATACCTTAACATAATTTATTGATGAAAACAttgaataaagaagaattgACGCAAACCAAACAGTACCAAAAATACCCACTTTGACCCGAATTAGTTGATCAGTTATCCAGCCAACACAGTTCCCTTTTTCTTATCTCTACTTGAAATTGTGCACAAGTATATAGCTACTAACACTTTTGTGAAATTGCAGGCCACATCAGAGTATGGTGTGGAAAGCCAGTTGAATTGCTTACTCTTCCCTACAACCCTGGGCCAGCAGCTGAAGAAAGAAGTTGTTCACCAATCCGAGTATTGATAACATGGGGAAATTAATTAAACTTGCTGGCCACCTATGTGTAAGTTTTACTATAGTTAGTACTTTGTTCTAATACCAGTATATAACATAGCTGCAACTACGCAGACCAAATCACCTTTGTTCAGTCCGATTGCACTATATTGCACGTATCTTGTGAATATAATGATCCACTGTCTTGCAGAGTAAGTCTTGATATATCCAAGTTTTGTAACTTTGACGTCGGCGTGAGAACGTAACAAAGAGAACTATACATAGCTGATTTTGAAAGGAACAAGTTGGAGAATGAACGAGTACACCCTGCCTCAAGGATACCTTAAAAGAATATTTGTAATAacttatgtaaaaatatatatcatttataatGGTAATGTATCTTAATTATTTTGTGGTAGCTGGGGTGCATCTTAGTTAAATATTTTCTTCATCTACCATACACAGGGTCTGGTAATCATCATCCTGACATCTTTACACGAGACCTTGGTGGTGGCTACGGGAGGGTTTGGAGATGGATGCGGGATACCCTGGTTTGGCCGCATACatttaagtataaaaaaacCCGCCCTTCCCGAATAAGAAAAACCTCATCCTAAAACGCAGGCCATCTTGTTCGAGCAAGAATAAGTAAAAGAGTCACGCTTTCAAAAGCAATTTGTGCTTGCGCTCGTTGAAGTCAAGTTTGAGCATGATAGTTGTTTGAGTTCGAGTCAAGCTCCAACAACAAATTAGTGCTTGATTAGTTTCATTAGCCTTGCTTAAAATTAATATTCAGCTTCCTCAGAAGCTCGGAATGAGCTGGACGAGCTTATTGAGTATTTGAGTGTGTATGTGTTGGTATCAAAACTTATggataaacaaacaaattattTCAATGTAAACGAAAAGCCCAATAATACCAAATCATAAGAAAGCCCAATCTAAAAATGGGCTTCCTCTTTCGCAACCCAAAATCAACAATACGGTTTTTGTAGGGTTTGAAATACTCTGTTGCTGACCCATAACCGATATTCCTCCTCCGCCgtttgccaccaccaccaccaaccatGGTAAGATTAATCTCCACTCATTTCTATTCTAACCCACATTCATTTTTCTTCCATTTTACTTACAttctatgcatatatatttttcagaTCATCCCTGACAAAAATCGCAAGGCCATTTCCAAGTACCTCTTTCAaggtatctatctatctatctatctatacatatatgtatgtatctatctttattatttataaaaaatacaataatctTGTTTATTGATGTATGAGTGTAGAGGGTGTATGTTTTGCAAAGAAAGACTACAACTTGGCAAAACACCCAGAAATAGATGTCCCAAATTTGCAAGTAATTAAGCTCATGCAAAGCTTTAAGTCAAAGGAATATGTCAAAGAAACATTTGCATGGATGCATTACTATTGGTTTCTTACTAATGATGGCATTGAGTTTTTGAGAACTTATTTGAACCTTCCTTCCGACATTGTCCCTGCTACTCTTAAGAAGTCTGCTAAGCCCCTTGGTCGCCCCTCCGGTGCCCCCCCTCGGTAATaattgaaaatgtttttttttagtatataatttGGTTAAGGTTTAATGATGTTTGAGGGTTTAATTGGTGTGGTTCACTGGTTTGTGATTTTAGCGGTCCGCCGAGATTTGATGGAGATAGGCCGAGGTTTGGTGATAGGGATGGATATAGAGGTGGGCCGAGAGGGCCTCCCGGT includes the following:
- the LOC122584684 gene encoding 40S ribosomal protein S10-1-like, translating into MIIPDKNRKAISKYLFQEGVCFAKKDYNLAKHPEIDVPNLQVIKLMQSFKSKEYVKETFAWMHYYWFLTNDGIEFLRTYLNLPSDIVPATLKKSAKPLGRPSGAPPRGPPRFDGDRPRFGDRDGYRGGPRGPPGEFGGEKGGAPADYQPAFNRGAGGRPSFGRGGGGAPPSSSS